Proteins encoded together in one Staphylococcus aureus window:
- the guaB gene encoding IMP dehydrogenase, with the protein MWESKFAKESLTFDDVLLIPAQSDILPKDVDLSVQLSDKVKLNIPVISAGMDTVTESKMAIAMARQGGLGVIHKNMGVEEQADEVQKVKRSENGVISNPFFLTPEESVYEAEALMGKYRISGVPIVDNKEDRNLVGILTNRDLRFIEDFSIKIVDVMTQENLITAPVNTTLEEAEKILQKHKIEKLPLVKDGRLEGLITIKDIEKVIEFPNAAKDEHGRLLVAAAIGISKDTDIRAQKLVEAGVDVLVIDTAHGHSKGVIDQVKHIKKTYPEITLVAGNVATAEATKDLFEAGADIVKVGIGPGSICTTRVVAGVGVPQITAIYDCATEARKHGKAIIADGGIKFSGDIIKALAAGGHAVMLGSLLAGTEESPGATEIFQGRQYKVYRGMGSLGAMEKGSNDRYFQEDKAPKKFVPEGIEGRTAYKGALQDTIYQLMGGVRAGMGYTGSHDLRELREEAQFTRMGPAGLAESHPHNIQITKESPNYSF; encoded by the coding sequence ATGTGGGAAAGTAAATTTGCAAAAGAATCATTAACGTTTGATGATGTGTTATTAATTCCAGCACAATCTGATATTTTACCGAAAGACGTTGATTTAAGCGTACAATTATCAGACAAAGTTAAATTAAATATTCCAGTTATTTCTGCTGGTATGGATACTGTAACTGAATCTAAAATGGCGATTGCTATGGCTCGTCAAGGTGGTTTAGGTGTTATTCATAAAAATATGGGCGTTGAAGAACAAGCGGACGAAGTTCAAAAAGTAAAACGCTCAGAAAATGGTGTCATTTCAAACCCATTTTTCTTAACGCCAGAAGAAAGCGTTTATGAAGCAGAAGCATTAATGGGTAAATACCGTATTTCAGGTGTACCAATTGTTGATAATAAAGAAGATCGCAACTTAGTAGGTATTTTAACAAACCGTGACTTACGTTTTATTGAAGACTTCTCGATTAAAATTGTAGATGTAATGACGCAAGAAAATTTAATTACAGCTCCAGTGAATACAACACTTGAAGAAGCAGAAAAAATTCTCCAAAAACATAAGATTGAAAAGTTACCATTAGTTAAAGACGGACGTCTAGAAGGTCTTATTACTATTAAAGATATTGAAAAAGTTATCGAATTCCCTAATGCAGCAAAAGATGAACATGGTCGTCTACTTGTAGCCGCAGCAATTGGTATTTCAAAAGATACTGATATTCGTGCTCAAAAATTAGTCGAAGCAGGTGTGGATGTCTTAGTTATCGATACAGCACATGGTCACTCTAAAGGTGTTATCGATCAAGTGAAACATATTAAGAAGACTTACCCAGAAATCACATTAGTAGCAGGTAACGTAGCAACTGCAGAAGCAACAAAAGATTTATTTGAAGCGGGTGCAGATATTGTTAAAGTTGGTATTGGCCCAGGTTCAATTTGTACGACGCGTGTTGTAGCAGGTGTTGGTGTACCACAAATTACAGCAATTTATGATTGTGCAACTGAAGCACGCAAACATGGTAAAGCTATCATTGCTGATGGTGGTATTAAATTCTCAGGAGATATCATTAAAGCATTAGCTGCTGGTGGACATGCGGTTATGTTAGGTAGCTTATTAGCAGGTACTGAAGAAAGCCCAGGCGCAACAGAAATTTTCCAAGGTAGACAATATAAAGTATACCGTGGTATGGGCTCTTTAGGTGCGATGGAAAAAGGTTCAAACGACCGTTACTTCCAAGAGGACAAAGCGCCTAAGAAATTTGTTCCTGAAGGTATCGAAGGACGTACGGCTTATAAAGGTGCGTTACAAGATACAATTTACCAATTAATGGGCGGTGTGCGTGCTGGTATGGGTTATACTGGTTCACACGATTTAAGAGAATTACGCGAAGAAGCACAATTTACACGTATGGGTCCTGCTGGTTTAGCAGAAAGCCATCCACATAATATTCAAATTACGAAAGAATCACCGAACTACTCATTCTAA
- the xpt gene encoding xanthine phosphoribosyltransferase, translated as MELLGQKVKEDGVVIDEKILKVDGFLNHQIDAKLMNEVGRTFYEQFKDKGITKILTIEASGIAPAIMAALHFDVPCLFAKKAKPSTLTDGYYETSIHSFTKNKTSTVIVSKEFLSEEDTVLIIDDFLANGDASLGLYDIAQQANAKTAGIGIVVEKSFQNGHQRLEEAGLTVSSLCKVASLEGNKVTLVGEE; from the coding sequence GTGGAGTTACTAGGACAAAAAGTAAAGGAAGACGGCGTTGTCATTGATGAGAAGATTTTAAAAGTCGATGGATTTTTAAATCATCAAATTGATGCAAAGTTAATGAATGAAGTTGGTCGCACTTTTTACGAGCAATTTAAAGATAAAGGGATTACTAAAATCTTAACCATTGAAGCTTCCGGTATCGCACCTGCAATCATGGCTGCACTGCATTTTGATGTGCCATGTTTATTTGCGAAAAAAGCAAAACCTAGCACTTTGACGGATGGTTATTATGAAACATCTATTCATTCATTTACTAAAAATAAAACAAGTACGGTCATTGTTTCAAAAGAGTTTTTATCAGAAGAAGATACTGTACTTATCATCGATGACTTTTTAGCAAATGGTGATGCTTCATTAGGATTATACGATATCGCACAGCAAGCGAATGCTAAGACAGCTGGTATTGGTATTGTTGTTGAAAAGAGTTTCCAAAATGGGCATCAACGTTTAGAAGAAGCAGGTTTAACAGTTTCTTCTCTCTGCAAGGTTGCTTCACTAGAAGGAAACAAAGTGACATTGGTGGGAGAAGAATAA
- the pbuX gene encoding xanthine permease PbuX, protein MKNLILSVQHLLAMYAGAILVPIIVGTSLKFTPEQIAYLVTVDIFMCGVATFLQANKVTGTGLPIVLGCTFTAVAPMILIGQTKGIDVLYGSLFLSGILVIIIAPFFSHLVKFFPPVVTGSVVTIIGINLMPVAMNYLAGGQGAKDYGDVKNILLGLMTLIIILLLQRFTTGFIKSIAILIGLVLGTIGAGLLGMVDINQVNHAGWLGIPVPFRFSGFSFDVTSTLVFFIVAIVSLIESTGVYHALSEITGKKLERKDFRKGYTAEGLAIVLGSIFNSFPYTAYSQNVGLVSLSGAKKNNVIYGMVVLLLICGCIPKLGALANIIPLPVLGGAMIAMFGMVMAYGVSILGHIDFKNQNNLLIIAVSVGLGTGISAVPQAFKGLGEQFAWLTQNGIVLGAISAIILNFFFNGIKYKQTEENVK, encoded by the coding sequence ATGAAAAATTTAATCCTAAGTGTTCAACATCTTTTAGCTATGTACGCAGGTGCTATCTTAGTTCCAATCATTGTTGGTACAAGTTTGAAGTTTACACCTGAACAAATCGCTTACTTAGTTACAGTAGATATATTTATGTGTGGGGTTGCCACATTTTTACAAGCCAATAAAGTAACAGGAACAGGATTACCAATCGTTCTTGGATGTACATTCACGGCTGTTGCGCCCATGATTTTAATTGGTCAAACGAAAGGAATAGATGTACTTTATGGTTCGCTATTTTTATCAGGGATATTAGTTATTATCATCGCGCCTTTCTTTTCACATCTTGTAAAATTCTTCCCACCAGTAGTAACGGGTAGTGTTGTTACTATCATTGGTATCAATTTAATGCCAGTAGCAATGAATTACTTAGCTGGAGGTCAAGGTGCAAAGGACTATGGAGATGTTAAGAACATTTTGTTAGGTTTAATGACATTAATCATTATTCTTCTTTTACAAAGATTCACAACTGGATTTATTAAGAGTATTGCCATATTAATTGGACTCGTTTTAGGAACGATAGGTGCTGGCTTACTTGGGATGGTCGATATTAATCAAGTCAATCATGCCGGTTGGTTAGGCATCCCAGTGCCGTTTAGATTCTCTGGATTTAGCTTTGATGTGACATCGACGTTAGTGTTCTTTATTGTAGCTATCGTTAGTTTAATTGAGTCGACAGGTGTCTATCATGCGTTAAGTGAAATTACCGGTAAGAAGTTAGAAAGAAAAGATTTTCGTAAAGGTTATACTGCGGAAGGTCTAGCGATAGTGTTAGGTTCTATATTCAATTCATTTCCGTATACAGCCTATTCGCAAAATGTAGGACTTGTTTCTTTATCCGGCGCTAAGAAAAACAATGTTATATACGGCATGGTCGTGTTATTACTTATATGTGGTTGTATACCTAAGCTTGGCGCATTAGCAAATATCATACCGCTACCTGTGTTAGGCGGTGCGATGATAGCTATGTTTGGCATGGTAATGGCATATGGTGTTAGTATATTAGGACATATCGATTTTAAAAATCAAAACAATTTATTAATTATCGCTGTATCAGTAGGATTAGGTACTGGTATAAGCGCTGTACCACAAGCATTTAAAGGTTTAGGTGAACAATTTGCATGGTTGACTCAAAACGGAATTGTTTTAGGCGCAATCTCTGCAATTATTCTTAATTTCTTTTTTAATGGAATAAAGTATAAACAAACGGAAGAAAATGTGAAATAA
- the guaA gene encoding glutamine-hydrolyzing GMP synthase: MEMAKEQELILVLDFGSQYNQLITRRIREMGVYSELHDHEISIEEIKKMNPKGIILSGGPNSVYEEGSFTIDPEIYNLGIPVLGICYGMQLTTKLLGGKVERANEREYGKAIINAKSDELFAGLPAEQTVWMSHSDKVIEIPEGFEVIADSPSTDYAAIEDKKRRIYGVQFHPEVRHTEYGNDLLNNFVRRVCDCRGQWTMENFIEIEIEKIRQRVGDRRVLCAMSGGVDSSVVAVLLHKAIGDQLTCIFVDHGLLRKGEGDMVMEQFGEGFNMNIIRVNAKDRFMNKLKGVSDPEQKRKIIGNEFVYVFDDEASKLKGVDFLAQGTLYTDVIESGTKTAQTIKSHHNVGGLPEDMEFELIEPINTLFKDEVRKLGIELGIPEHLVWRQPFPGPGLGIRVLGEITEDKLEIVRESDAILRQVIREEGLEREIWQYFTVLPNIQSVGVMGDYRTYDHTVGIRAVTSIDGMTSDFARIDWEVLQKISSRIVNEVDHVNRVVYDITSKPPSTIEWE, encoded by the coding sequence ATGGAAATGGCAAAAGAACAAGAGTTAATCCTTGTCTTAGACTTTGGTAGCCAATACAACCAATTAATTACACGCCGAATTCGTGAAATGGGCGTTTATAGTGAATTACACGATCATGAAATTTCAATTGAAGAAATTAAGAAAATGAATCCAAAAGGTATTATCTTATCAGGTGGTCCAAATTCAGTTTATGAAGAAGGTTCATTTACAATTGATCCGGAAATATATAATTTAGGAATTCCAGTACTTGGTATTTGTTACGGCATGCAATTAACTACTAAATTATTAGGTGGTAAAGTTGAACGTGCCAATGAACGTGAATACGGTAAAGCAATCATTAATGCGAAGTCAGATGAGTTATTCGCTGGCTTACCAGCAGAACAAACTGTTTGGATGAGTCATTCTGATAAAGTTATTGAAATTCCAGAAGGCTTTGAAGTTATCGCTGATAGCCCAAGCACAGACTATGCAGCAATCGAAGATAAGAAACGTCGCATTTATGGTGTTCAATTCCATCCAGAAGTACGTCATACAGAATATGGTAATGATTTATTAAATAATTTTGTCCGTCGTGTTTGTGATTGTAGAGGTCAATGGACAATGGAAAACTTTATCGAAATCGAAATTGAAAAGATTCGTCAACGCGTAGGAGACCGTCGTGTATTATGTGCGATGAGTGGCGGCGTAGATTCATCTGTTGTAGCTGTACTATTGCATAAAGCAATAGGTGATCAACTAACATGTATCTTTGTAGACCATGGCTTACTTCGTAAAGGTGAAGGCGACATGGTTATGGAGCAATTCGGTGAAGGTTTCAACATGAATATTATTCGTGTTAATGCGAAAGATCGCTTTATGAATAAATTAAAAGGTGTTTCAGATCCTGAACAAAAACGTAAAATCATTGGTAATGAATTTGTATACGTATTTGATGATGAAGCATCAAAACTGAAAGGTGTAGACTTCCTTGCGCAAGGAACACTATATACAGACGTCATCGAATCAGGTACTAAAACAGCACAAACAATCAAATCACACCACAATGTTGGTGGATTACCAGAAGACATGGAATTCGAATTAATCGAACCAATCAATACATTGTTTAAAGATGAAGTACGTAAATTAGGTATTGAGTTAGGTATTCCAGAACATTTAGTATGGAGACAACCATTCCCAGGACCTGGTCTTGGTATTCGTGTACTTGGAGAAATTACTGAAGATAAACTAGAAATCGTTAGAGAATCAGACGCGATTTTACGCCAAGTGATTAGAGAAGAAGGTCTTGAAAGAGAAATTTGGCAATACTTCACAGTGTTACCAAACATTCAATCAGTAGGTGTTATGGGAGACTACCGTACGTATGATCACACAGTAGGTATTCGTGCAGTAACATCTATCGACGGTATGACAAGTGACTTCGCACGCATCGATTGGGAAGTCTTACAAAAGATTTCTAGTCGTATCGTAAACGAAGTAGATCACGTCAACCGCGTAGTCTATGACATTACATCAAAACCACCAAGCACAATTGAGTGGGAATAA
- a CDS encoding L-cystine transporter encodes MNAFLTLINIIVLVIFIVILHMMARKHISFAKRVFTALGIGIVFGVLLHLIYGTHSNVITSTSDWFNIVGQGYVALLQMIVMPLIFISIVAAFTKIQIGEKFAKIGSLIFIFLIGTVTIAAIVGVVYALVFGLDASTINLGNAEQARGSEIAKQAKDLTAHTLPQQILELLPKNPFLDFTGQRATSTIAVVIFASFIGFAYLRVARKQPDHGELLKRAIDAIYSLVMAIVTFVLRLTPYGVLAIMANTLSTSDFGAIWTLGKFLIASYAALITMYIIHLIILSLLGISPIRYVKKTLEVLIFAFTSRSSAGALPLNVQTQTRRLGVPEGIANFAATFGLSIGQNGCAGIYPAMLAIMVAPVANVEIDLQFIVTLIAVVIISSFGVAGVGGGATFASILVLSTLNLPVALAGVLISVEPLIDMGRTALNVNDSMLAGTGTAKLTKHWDKDTFDSNDNAALTSH; translated from the coding sequence ATGAATGCTTTTCTTACACTGATTAATATTATTGTATTGGTGATTTTCATCGTAATATTGCACATGATGGCTCGCAAACATATATCTTTTGCGAAACGTGTGTTTACAGCTTTAGGGATTGGTATAGTATTCGGTGTGTTATTGCATCTTATTTATGGCACACATTCGAATGTTATTACATCAACAAGTGACTGGTTCAACATTGTCGGACAAGGTTACGTTGCATTGTTGCAAATGATTGTTATGCCTTTAATTTTCATTTCTATTGTAGCTGCATTCACTAAAATTCAAATCGGAGAAAAGTTTGCTAAAATTGGTAGTCTCATTTTTATCTTTTTAATTGGCACTGTCACCATTGCTGCGATTGTTGGTGTTGTGTATGCCTTGGTGTTTGGTTTAGATGCATCAACAATTAACCTTGGTAACGCTGAACAAGCACGTGGAAGCGAAATTGCTAAACAAGCGAAAGATTTAACAGCACATACGTTACCACAACAAATTTTGGAATTATTGCCTAAAAATCCATTCTTAGATTTCACTGGACAACGTGCAACTTCCACGATTGCTGTCGTGATATTTGCTTCGTTTATAGGATTTGCTTATTTACGCGTAGCACGCAAACAACCTGATCATGGTGAATTGCTTAAGCGTGCGATTGACGCTATCTATTCACTAGTAATGGCGATTGTGACGTTCGTCTTACGTTTAACGCCATACGGTGTATTAGCAATTATGGCCAACACATTATCGACAAGTGACTTTGGCGCCATTTGGACTTTAGGAAAATTCTTAATCGCATCGTACGCTGCATTAATTACGATGTATATCATTCACTTAATTATTTTAAGCCTGTTAGGTATTAGCCCAATTCGCTATGTTAAAAAGACTTTGGAAGTATTAATCTTTGCATTCACATCACGCTCAAGCGCGGGTGCCTTACCATTGAATGTACAAACACAAACAAGACGTCTAGGCGTGCCAGAAGGTATTGCCAATTTCGCTGCGACATTTGGATTGTCGATTGGACAAAATGGTTGTGCAGGCATTTACCCTGCCATGCTTGCAATTATGGTCGCACCCGTCGCTAATGTAGAAATTGATTTACAATTTATTGTAACGTTAATCGCTGTCGTGATTATTAGTTCATTCGGCGTTGCTGGCGTCGGTGGCGGGGCTACATTTGCATCCATATTGGTGTTGTCAACGTTAAACTTGCCAGTCGCTTTAGCCGGCGTGCTCATCTCCGTTGAACCATTGATTGACATGGGTAGAACAGCATTAAACGTGAACGATTCAATGCTAGCTGGTACAGGTACCGCCAAGTTAACTAAACATTGGGATAAAGATACTTTCGATTCAAATGATAATGCTGCATTAACTTCACACTAA
- the nfsA gene encoding oxygen-insensitive NADPH nitroreductase has product MSEHVYNLVKKHHSVRKFKNKPLSEDVVKKLVEAGQSASTSSFLQAYSIIGIDDEKIKENLREVSGQPYVVENGYLFVFVIDYYRHHLVDQHAETDMENAYGSTEGLLVGAIDAALVAENIAVTAEDMGYGIVFLGSLRNDVERVREILDLPDYVFPVFGMAVGEPADDENGAAKPRLPFDHVFHHNKYHADKETQYAQMADYDQTISEYYDQRTNGNRKETWSQQIEMFLGNKARLDMLEQLQKSGLIQR; this is encoded by the coding sequence GTGTCAGAACATGTATATAATCTTGTGAAAAAGCATCATTCTGTTAGAAAATTTAAGAATAAACCTTTAAGTGAAGACGTTGTTAAGAAATTGGTAGAAGCTGGACAAAGCGCTTCGACGTCAAGTTTCCTGCAAGCATACTCAATTATTGGTATCGACGATGAGAAGATTAAAGAAAATTTACGAGAAGTTTCTGGACAACCTTATGTTGTAGAAAATGGCTATTTATTCGTCTTTGTTATTGATTATTATCGTCATCATTTAGTTGATCAACATGCTGAAACTGATATGGAAAATGCATATGGTTCAACGGAAGGTTTGCTAGTAGGTGCAATCGATGCAGCATTAGTTGCCGAAAATATTGCGGTAACTGCTGAAGATATGGGGTATGGCATTGTCTTTTTAGGATCATTAAGAAATGATGTTGAACGCGTTCGAGAAATTTTAGACTTACCTGACTATGTCTTCCCGGTATTTGGTATGGCAGTAGGGGAACCCGCAGATGACGAAAATGGTGCAGCCAAGCCACGCTTACCATTTGACCATGTCTTCCATCATAATAAGTATCATGCTGATAAGGAAACACAGTATGCACAAATGGCAGATTACGACCAGACAATCAGCGAGTACTATGATCAACGTACAAACGGGAATCGCAAAGAAACATGGTCGCAGCAAATTGAGATGTTCCTAGGAAACAAAGCAAGATTAGATATGTTAGAACAATTGCAAAAATCAGGCTTAATACAGCGATAG
- a CDS encoding general stress protein — MADITVVNDTGELYNVINQKKSEGYLESELTIISKSKLHLNDLHDSEISLISTSGTFSDRMTKLLTGEDGEHAVLSRYNLAPDELEKYKQLILDDKMLVVAVRDKSSHQEVHENNSAYEEIDITHFAEASKGPKA; from the coding sequence ATGGCAGATATTACTGTAGTAAATGACACTGGCGAATTATACAACGTAATCAATCAAAAGAAATCTGAAGGTTATTTAGAATCAGAGCTAACAATTATTAGTAAAAGTAAATTACACCTAAATGACTTACACGACTCTGAAATCTCCCTTATCTCAACAAGTGGAACATTTAGTGATAGAATGACTAAACTGTTAACAGGAGAAGATGGTGAACATGCAGTTTTATCACGCTACAACTTAGCGCCTGATGAATTAGAAAAATATAAACAACTTATTTTAGACGATAAAATGTTAGTTGTAGCGGTTCGTGACAAATCATCACATCAAGAAGTGCATGAAAATAATTCAGCTTATGAAGAGATTGATATTACACATTTTGCTGAAGCATCTAAAGGTCCCAAAGCTTAG